In the Malaclemys terrapin pileata isolate rMalTer1 chromosome 12, rMalTer1.hap1, whole genome shotgun sequence genome, one interval contains:
- the LOC128846766 gene encoding olfactory receptor 10A7-like — MSVKNQTSVMEFILLGFSHVPDVLQGWLFVGVGAAYMVILLGNSLIIFITLVDAALHTPMYFFLRNLSFLEICYASVTIPRMLFNLLVGSKAISILGCAAQVYFFHSFGISECFLLLAMAYDRCIAICCPLRYTLIMSRSLCLQMVAVSWAAGSLVSSGHVSSVFTLPYCGPNEIDHFFCDIPPVLKLACADTYRSETELFILIVLLAIVPSFLILVSYSQIISTILKMPSTEGKHKAFSTCSSHLIMVTLFLGTGSVVYLQPKSSSYVESNKLLSLLYTVVTPMLNPIVYGLRNEKLKGALRKSCRKIYFWAGRHLRKSSDPAPLH, encoded by the coding sequence ATGTCAGTCAAAAATCAGACCTCTGTAATGGAGTTCATTCTGCTCGGGTTTTCTCATGTTCCTGacgtgctgcagggctggctttttGTAGGGGTGGGTGCTGCTTACATGGTGATCCTACTGGGTAACAGCCTAATTATTTTCATCACGCTGGTGGATGCtgcccttcacacccccatgtatttcttcctgagAAACCTCTCCTTCCTGGAGATCTGCTATGCTTCGGTCACCATTCCGAGGATGCTGTTCAACCTACTGGTGGGGAGCAAAGCCATTTCCATTCTGGGCTGTGCTGCACAGGTGTATTTCTTCCATTCCTTTGGTATATCTGAGTGTTTCCTTCTTCTAGCCATGGCATATGACCGATGCATTGCCATTTGTTGCCCCCTGCGCTACACGCTTATTATGAGCAGAAGCCTTTGCCTGCAGATGGTAGCTGTGTCCTGGGCTGCAGGTTCCCTGGTGTCCTCAGGGCATGTCTCTTCAGTGTTTACTTTACCCTACTGCGGGCcaaatgaaattgaccatttcttctGCGATATCCCTCCTGTGCTGAAGCTGGCCTGTGCAGATACCTACAGGAGTGAGACTGAATTGTTCATCCTCATTGTTCTACTGGCCATAGTCCCCTCATTCCTGATCCTGGTATCCTACAGTCAgatcatctccaccatcctgaaGATGCCCTCGACTGAAGGGAAGcacaaagccttctccacctgctcctctcaccttaTCATGGTGACCCTCTTCCTCGGCACAGGGAGTGTTGTTTACCTGCAGCCCAAGTCCAGCTCTTATGTGGAAAGCAACAAGCTGCTCTCCCTGCTCTACACTGTTGTGACACCGATGTTGAACCCCATTGTCTATGGCTTGAGAAATGAGAAGCTGAAAGGAGCCCTAAGGAAATCATGCAGAAAAATCTACTTCTgggctggaaggcacctcagaAAGTCATCAGATCCagctcccctgcactga